The segment TCAATCGGTGCGCCGACCGTGCCGATCGATGACGGGATTAAGAACGTGATCAATGCAGGGGGCTCACTCGTTGTCGGCCTGATGAACGGCAAGCTGATGGGCGGGTTCATGCTGCCCGCCAGTGCGCCGGTCACGGTGGCGCAGTTCCCCTCGTCCGTCACCGACACCATCGCGGCGTCGATGCGCGCGGCGGCATTTAGCCTTGGCATTCAACAGAACCCGTAAGAACGCCCGTCCCCGTGTTCGCTCCCGCAGGGCTTCCCTCGGGAACAATTTCTTTTTCCATTCAATCACCATGAAATCCTCTCCCTTCTCCACTACCGTCCTTCTACTCGCCATCGCCACCGCGCTTTCCGCGTGCTCGAACGGGCCATCCGAGAGCGACGCCAAAGCCGCAGTCCAGGCAGCCCTCGGCGGCTGCGAGTACCTTTCGATCGACCACTTCGAGAAAGTCAACGGTACGCCGCAGGGCGACGGTCACTATCTCGTCGACGTGAAGTACACGGTCGCGATGAAGCCGACGCCCGAAATCAAGGCATATGCCAGCGAGAAGTACGCGCAGGAGGTCGACAACCTGAAGAAGCAACTCGCGCATGGTCATGAAGTCGAGAACGCCTGGAAAGCTGATGAACAAGCTTGGATGCAGGCGAATCCCGGGCAGGATGCCGCCACGTATGAAGTAGCCCATCAGGACAGTTGGGCCGACTACCAGAAGGTCATGCCACTGCTGCTCAGTGGTGACCAACTCGTGAACAATGCACCGCGAGCGGCCAAGGCTGCAATGGGGCGCGCCATGCGGCAAACGTGTCCGAACGTCAGCGCAACGCTGCTCGATAACTTTTTCAACGGAAACGAATCCGTCGAGCAGTACGCCGAGGGACTGGAAGAGACGTTCACCGGCAAAATTGCGATGACGAAAACGGACAACGGCTGGCAAGAGGATCGCTGAGTCGGCGCTCCTCGAAAGTTCACGGGGTACCCCCTCGCAGGAAAAAACCCGCATAGTGAGGCGCGCCGTAAGGTGCGCCTCTACCGCGCTGCACTTCCTTTTTTTTGGATCGTGCTGGCAAAGGCTGGATGTACAGCGCAGCACCGATTCCGGCATAGCCCTCGGATTCGCCGGAACCTCTTTTGCCGACCGGACCGCCGGTCGGCATTTTTCCCAAACATCAAGCCGACACTACGCTTTGGAAGCCATCACATCATCGGCGCCATTCGGCCGCGCACGGCGTTTCGCTTCCTTCATAGCTGAATCGGTTTCCTTCGCTATGGCGAGAAAAACCTACTCGGAATGTCTTGCTATGTCATTCTCGATCGCCCGATGATTTTCCAGTAGCGAATGGCAGGCGACGAAGCGCATCGGGGCGAAAACAAAGTCCCGCAGTCAATCTTCTCGACGCAATTCACGCATTGGGGTTGTACTCGGATGATGCCCAGATCAAGAGATCGAGCTCGGCGAGATTCTTTGCCGGATAGTTCGGGTTGGCGCGCAAGGCCATGCGCAACTTCTTGGCAAGGTCGACATACCTCGCACCCTCGCTAGATCCGCGTGGCGCAGTGAAGCGGTTCTTCACAAGGAACTGTTGAACCGGATCATTTAGCACCGGATACTCATTGGGGAAGCGCAAGCACAGCATTTCCGATAGGAACGCCTTGCGTGCGGAATTTCCGCGGGTGGCGAGATAATCCAGTTGAGCTCTTACCACGTCGTCGCGATGGCGCTTTTCCGCACCCAGAATGGCGACGAATGAAGCGGCGAGTTCCTGAAAATCTGCGTGCTTGCCCTTTCGTTCCCATCCTTTGCCCTGCAGTCGGTTCCCGATCTCCATACTCCAATGTTTCGGCAGTTCCTCGAAGAACTGAGGGCTGGTGATTCTTGCGCTGGCCGCGCGCCGAAACAACTGCATAAGCCCGTTGCGTCGCTTGTCGTAGGCCGCAAGTTGCTTTCTCCGAACTCGGAGCCTATCCGCCGTGTTCGAAGGCCGGGGCAGCTTGAACGTGACGACCGGCGACTTTCCCTGCCGAGCGTGTGTGCGCTTGCCGCCAGGGCCTCCCGGCTTGCGCTCGGCCTCCACATACTGATCCAGCCAGTCCTCAGAGACGGGAACCGAACGCTCCTCGATCCAGTCGATCCACGCCTTAGCTTCCTCGAAGGCCTTCTGCGAAATGGGAACCATGACATTGGCTTCCACGTTGCCGTCGAAGGCGGCTCGGCTCATGTTGGAGGACCCGATGAGCATGAAGGCTTGCCCCCTGGCATTGCGCCATATAACCGCTTTCGGGTGGAAACCGGTTATCTCGTCGGCGACCAGAAAGTCTGCCTTCCGAGAAGCCGGGAGCCATTTAAGGACATCCAGGCAGGCGTTCTTACGGGTGATGCCGAAGTCCTTTCCGATGATGAAGCGGAACCGTTCACAGGTCGGTGTCAGCTTGACTTCTCGATCCCACTCCGTCAGATAGGCAGACACGACGTAGAGTTCCACCGCGTCCTTGAATGCAGTCCGATAGTGCTTCCCAAGCCCGCTGCGCTGTTCGCTCGTGTGCAGAACGATTTCCATCGTTATCCCGGTTGTTGTGAAATGCGACTACGCTCCACTTTGGCCGCCGAGCCAATGCTCGTACCGACTCCGCACCTCTGGTTTGAGCGCCAGTTATATAGCGATTGCTGCCGTTCTTGGCCACCGCGTGAACGTACGCCCTTAGCCACACTGCGGCCGTCCAAGAACCCTGTCGATCGAGGCGCGAACAGCAGCCTTCAAGGTCGTGCGCAAGGCGTCCCCGGTGGTCCGACCTAGACAGCGTCCCTCTCACAGATCGGGCCGTGGGAATTGAACATACCGATCCCGTGCGGTGATAGTCAGGCTCTGCGTCGCTCGCGAGATTGCGACGTAGAAGAGCTTCGCCTGCGCGTAGTCCTCGTTGCCGAAGTGCGAGGCGTCGGGGATCAGCACGTGATCGAATTCCAGGCCCTTGAGCAGCAGGGGCGTCGAAATTGTCCGCCGCTGCAGGGAGCGGCCTGCTGCACTCACGCGCTGTCGGATCTTCAGCACCGCTTCGGCGAGAGTGGCCGCCCGATCGGCAGCCAGCTCGCCCAGCGCGCGCTCGGCATCGCGCCACAGCTCGCCCCGGAACAACCGCCAGCGCGGGTGGCGACGCGCGAGCCGCATGAACTCGCGAGCCGCTTCGGCACAGTCAGCGCCTCCCAGTTGTCGGGCGGCGGCTTTCATGTCGTCGATGACCTGCGCCTGCTCGGGCGGCAACTCCTCGTTGGCCTGCTTCTCGCGCTTGTGGAAGCAATCTGTGCTCAAGGCCAGGACGGTGTCTAGACGTTGTTGTGCGCCTGCGCTGCCATCCCAGCCGGAAGCGAAGC is part of the Burkholderia pyrrocinia genome and harbors:
- a CDS encoding phospholipase D-like domain-containing protein; amino-acid sequence: MEIVLHTSEQRSGLGKHYRTAFKDAVELYVVSAYLTEWDREVKLTPTCERFRFIIGKDFGITRKNACLDVLKWLPASRKADFLVADEITGFHPKAVIWRNARGQAFMLIGSSNMSRAAFDGNVEANVMVPISQKAFEEAKAWIDWIEERSVPVSEDWLDQYVEAERKPGGPGGKRTHARQGKSPVVTFKLPRPSNTADRLRVRRKQLAAYDKRRNGLMQLFRRAASARITSPQFFEELPKHWSMEIGNRLQGKGWERKGKHADFQELAASFVAILGAEKRHRDDVVRAQLDYLATRGNSARKAFLSEMLCLRFPNEYPVLNDPVQQFLVKNRFTAPRGSSEGARYVDLAKKLRMALRANPNYPAKNLAELDLLIWASSEYNPNA